A window of the Lactobacillus amylovorus DSM 20531 genome harbors these coding sequences:
- the rpoE gene encoding DNA-directed RNA polymerase subunit delta, with protein sequence MGLDKFKDKNRDELSMIEVARAILEDNGKRMAFADIVNAVQKYLNKSDEEIRERLPQFYTDMNTDGEFISMGENVWALRSWFPYESVDEEVNHPEDEDEDDARKHHKKVNAFLASATGDDDIIDYDNDDPEDDLDATADDSDDDYDDDDSDYDEDNDDTDDVLPDGIEGQLSQLNDDDDDEEDN encoded by the coding sequence GTGGGATTAGACAAATTTAAAGACAAAAACCGCGACGAATTATCAATGATCGAAGTTGCTCGTGCAATTTTGGAAGATAATGGTAAGAGAATGGCATTTGCCGATATTGTTAATGCCGTACAAAAATACTTGAACAAGAGTGACGAAGAAATTCGTGAACGTTTGCCACAATTCTATACTGACATGAACACCGATGGTGAATTTATTTCCATGGGTGAAAATGTTTGGGCACTTCGCTCATGGTTCCCATACGAATCAGTTGACGAAGAAGTTAACCACCCAGAAGATGAAGACGAAGACGATGCACGTAAGCACCACAAGAAGGTTAATGCCTTCTTAGCCAGTGCAACTGGTGACGATGACATCATCGACTACGACAATGACGACCCAGAAGACGACTTAGATGCCACTGCTGATGATAGCGATGACGACTACGACGACGACGATTCTGATTACGATGAAGATAACGATGATACTGATGACGTATTGCCAGACGGTATCGAAGGTCAATTGTCACAATTAAACGATGACGATGATGACGAAGAAGATAATTAA
- a CDS encoding HD domain-containing protein — translation MARFQSEKLKQEVVLRDPVHGYIHIEDKVIFDIVKSKEFQRMRRIKQLGPVSYVFPGATHTRFEHNLGVYELTRRICDIFAKKYPSIIPGDGLWDDDNRLLVECAGLLHDIGHGPYSHTFEHLFGTNHEKIGQKIIKDPNTEINKALKQVAPNFPEQVASVIAKTYPNPQVVKIISSQADADRMDYLQRDAYFTGVNYGRFDLSHILRVIRPYQGGICFTNNGMHAVEDYIVSRYQMYQQVYFHRVGRSMEVILHHLLERAQDIYKEGNLKVTPSLAKFLAGNWTLEDYLKLDDGVMETNFLMWTEAQDPILSDLAKRYLYRKPLASVRIDEETKNLLPKLKNLIKQAGFNPDYYTATNSAFDEPYDAYKPTGKNANSQIEIMQDDGSLIELSQLSPLVCALNGTFQGDERFFFPKTMLSNNEDQPQIFEPLYEQFQKYIKNGALRYLRRPRKK, via the coding sequence ATGGCAAGATTTCAAAGTGAAAAACTAAAACAAGAAGTTGTACTCCGTGACCCGGTGCACGGCTACATCCATATTGAAGATAAAGTTATCTTCGATATCGTAAAATCAAAAGAATTCCAGCGGATGCGCAGAATTAAGCAGCTTGGACCTGTCAGCTATGTCTTTCCTGGGGCAACGCACACCAGATTTGAACATAACTTGGGCGTTTATGAATTAACGCGCCGCATCTGCGATATCTTCGCAAAGAAATATCCTTCGATAATACCAGGAGACGGCCTCTGGGACGATGATAACCGTCTGTTAGTAGAATGTGCTGGTCTGCTTCACGACATCGGCCACGGTCCTTATTCGCACACATTCGAGCACCTTTTTGGCACCAACCACGAAAAGATTGGGCAAAAGATCATCAAGGATCCTAATACTGAAATCAACAAGGCATTAAAACAAGTTGCGCCCAACTTTCCTGAACAAGTTGCTAGCGTAATTGCTAAAACTTACCCTAACCCTCAAGTAGTTAAGATAATTTCAAGTCAGGCTGATGCCGACAGAATGGACTACTTGCAACGTGATGCCTACTTCACTGGCGTTAACTACGGACGCTTTGATTTGTCCCACATTTTGCGCGTGATTCGCCCATACCAAGGTGGCATTTGCTTTACCAATAACGGGATGCACGCGGTAGAAGACTATATCGTGTCACGTTACCAAATGTACCAACAAGTCTACTTCCACCGCGTTGGTCGTTCAATGGAAGTTATCTTGCACCACTTGCTTGAACGTGCTCAAGACATTTACAAAGAAGGCAATTTAAAAGTTACACCAAGTTTGGCCAAGTTTTTGGCTGGCAACTGGACGCTTGAAGACTACTTAAAGTTAGACGACGGCGTCATGGAAACTAACTTCTTGATGTGGACAGAAGCACAAGATCCCATTTTATCTGATTTAGCCAAGCGCTATTTATACAGAAAGCCACTCGCTAGCGTCAGAATCGATGAAGAAACTAAGAACTTGTTGCCAAAATTGAAGAATTTGATCAAGCAAGCCGGCTTCAACCCAGATTACTACACCGCTACTAACTCAGCTTTTGACGAACCCTACGATGCTTACAAGCCTACTGGTAAAAATGCCAACAGCCAAATTGAAATCATGCAAGATGATGGTAGCTTAATCGAATTATCGCAATTAAGTCCATTGGTTTGCGCCTTAAACGGTACCTTCCAAGGTGACGAGCGTTTCTTCTTCCCTAAGACAATGTTGTCTAACAACGAAGATCAACCTCAAATCTTTGAACCACTTTATGAACAATTTCAAAAATATATTAAAAATGGTGCATTAAGGTACTTAAGAAGACCTAGAAAAAAGTAG
- a CDS encoding DUF1934 domain-containing protein — MTDITINLTSKITQDNDTETFTRTAPGNMTEDGDIIRISYAEEGAIPVKVLLKDDKLLIRRGVDHNNYSFMKFVPGEKESCRYVVEGRQMDMVSVTNLLEYTEDEGSHKLRVEYDLFNGLYLIGNYAVTLIFT; from the coding sequence GTGACTGATATTACAATCAATTTAACTAGCAAAATTACTCAAGATAACGATACTGAAACTTTTACCAGAACAGCACCAGGAAATATGACCGAAGACGGGGACATTATTCGCATTTCCTACGCTGAAGAGGGTGCAATTCCCGTCAAAGTGCTTTTAAAGGACGACAAATTGTTGATCAGACGAGGCGTTGATCACAACAACTACTCGTTCATGAAGTTTGTTCCCGGTGAAAAGGAGAGCTGCCGTTATGTAGTTGAAGGCAGACAAATGGATATGGTCAGCGTGACCAACCTGCTCGAATACACAGAAGATGAAGGTTCTCATAAACTTCGGGTTGAATATGACCTCTTTAATGGACTATACTTAATAGGTAACTATGCAGTCACGTTGATTTTTACTTAA